A region of Paenibacillus sp. 37 DNA encodes the following proteins:
- a CDS encoding carbohydrate ABC transporter permease, which yields MTTSRLLSLEHWKGWLWAMIRFVLITGLSFVILFPIFQKVSTSIKAKGDLYSAVVVWIPQNFSIDNFKEAIRVMDYWATLFNTFALSATTTLLTTASCALAGYGFARLKFRGSNWLFAGVILTILVPPTTILIPVYLNLKSFDLMGLMTLIAGKPVNLLNTYWPFILTAITANSLKAGLYIFIFRQFFRGIPKEVEEAAYVDGAGIGRTFSRIMLPNAIPSMVTVMLFSFVWQWNDSFYTTTYLTSSKVMSTQLSSLPYNLAQQVTDGAASQADPFYLSMIQDTGILLAILPLIVIYLFVQRYFVESVERTGIVG from the coding sequence GTGACAACATCACGATTATTATCGCTGGAGCATTGGAAAGGCTGGCTGTGGGCCATGATCCGATTCGTTCTGATTACCGGGCTTTCCTTCGTTATCCTGTTTCCCATATTTCAGAAGGTTTCCACATCCATCAAAGCTAAAGGTGATCTGTATTCGGCAGTGGTGGTATGGATTCCACAGAACTTCTCCATCGACAATTTCAAAGAGGCGATACGCGTAATGGATTACTGGGCAACGCTGTTCAATACGTTTGCCCTGTCTGCAACGACTACACTGCTGACTACAGCATCCTGTGCACTTGCAGGATACGGATTCGCCAGACTGAAATTCAGGGGAAGCAACTGGCTGTTTGCTGGTGTAATTCTGACGATTCTTGTGCCGCCAACGACCATTCTCATTCCGGTATACCTGAATCTGAAAAGCTTTGACCTGATGGGGCTTATGACGCTTATAGCCGGAAAACCTGTTAATTTGCTTAATACCTATTGGCCGTTTATTCTGACGGCGATTACGGCCAATTCACTTAAAGCCGGTTTGTATATCTTTATCTTCCGGCAATTCTTCAGAGGTATTCCGAAGGAAGTGGAGGAGGCGGCCTATGTGGACGGCGCGGGCATCGGGCGAACATTTTCAAGAATCATGCTGCCCAATGCCATTCCGTCCATGGTAACAGTCATGCTGTTTTCCTTCGTATGGCAGTGGAACGACAGCTTCTATACGACGACTTATCTGACTTCAAGTAAAGTCATGTCGACTCAGTTATCGTCCCTTCCGTATAATCTGGCCCAGCAGGTTACTGACGGTGCAGCTTCCCAGGCCGATCCGTTCTATCTGAGCATGATCCAGGATACAGGAATTCTTCTTGCCATTCTGCCTTTGATCGTCATCTATTTGTTTGTTCAACGATATTTCGTAGAGAGTGTGGAGCGTACGGGAATCGTCGGTTAA
- a CDS encoding helix-turn-helix domain-containing protein produces MQLLWSKFSPVFRRFLISYLVILMIPQIAGYASYRASIEAARSSSIENSLKSLSLGKEIIERNLLQVEAFTRQLAVNPDLQNLIAGPKPHDLYNVYGMNRMQRSLSMYSSTNDYLSHFFIHIPNYNAIITPRTVYYRPEHYYAANQLDGMSFEQWHDQILKQPHFNEIIPLRNYKREILGTVLADVPAITFLQSLPLNSFNKPQATIGVMIDQDQMASLTQNIVDQYGGWTLVTDAEGQIIFSLGIEQAEAEQMAQNHRREGNTGETELNVQNVQPGSDGRLLISIQSSQNGWNYMAGIPEKALMTKADQIKQVTLVFTLATIALGLLFGLFLAYRNSAPVYRLLASFREQITDSPGRRGNEYDFLASHINNLIANNDSLKNAMNEQIPLLRDGFIKRLLTGEVYTSLELEVISSQAHISLHSSKGLAGLVKVNGYANPDSEETIHELGVARLLIKQVLTEWNAQLLITDWGTDQIAFACPLDENSLNEAIGICEKELNTLMEVIYREHRISTTIGTGAAYEVWNDAGRSFDEAKQALDYAIHMGTDHLVRFEDTMKENEMYYYPIESEQRLLNTIKVGEPEEAIRILEQLFLRNLEERELSYEMTQQFIMELKGTFLKLDEPKFKLDASLLEEYKSRVTSIQMTETITSLRAKFKQLTEDICGDFQRRRAGAHADTVSEMICFIQHNYGDANLTIYRIAEHMSKSEKFISQLFKEHTGENLSDYVERVRIDAASNLLHSTGQTIDEIAEATGYNSAHSFRRAFKRVRGISPSVFRKMDVHSG; encoded by the coding sequence ATGCAGCTCCTATGGTCCAAATTTTCACCCGTGTTCCGCCGATTCCTCATTTCGTATCTTGTCATTCTAATGATTCCTCAAATTGCGGGATATGCCTCTTACCGAGCTTCCATTGAAGCAGCCCGTTCCAGCTCCATTGAGAACAGTTTGAAGTCGCTGAGTCTTGGCAAAGAGATCATTGAGCGAAATCTTCTTCAAGTCGAAGCTTTTACCAGACAGCTTGCCGTCAATCCCGATTTGCAAAATTTAATTGCTGGCCCAAAGCCGCATGATCTCTACAATGTCTACGGTATGAACCGCATGCAGCGGAGCCTCTCCATGTACAGCAGTACCAATGATTACTTGTCTCATTTCTTCATTCACATTCCGAACTACAATGCCATCATCACACCAAGAACTGTGTATTATCGTCCAGAGCATTATTATGCTGCCAATCAGCTGGACGGTATGTCGTTTGAACAATGGCATGACCAAATTCTCAAACAACCACACTTTAATGAAATCATACCGCTTCGAAACTATAAACGTGAAATACTGGGCACTGTGCTTGCAGACGTTCCCGCCATTACGTTTCTGCAATCTCTGCCTTTGAACAGCTTCAACAAACCGCAAGCGACGATTGGTGTCATGATTGATCAGGATCAGATGGCAAGCCTTACTCAAAATATTGTGGATCAATATGGCGGCTGGACTCTCGTCACCGATGCGGAAGGGCAGATCATTTTCTCCCTTGGCATTGAACAGGCCGAGGCTGAGCAAATGGCACAGAATCATCGGAGAGAAGGTAACACTGGGGAAACGGAGCTGAACGTGCAGAATGTACAGCCTGGAAGTGATGGTCGGCTGCTGATATCGATACAGTCCAGTCAAAATGGATGGAATTACATGGCAGGGATTCCGGAGAAAGCACTCATGACAAAAGCGGACCAAATCAAACAAGTCACGCTGGTCTTTACTTTGGCAACCATTGCCTTGGGACTGTTATTCGGGCTGTTTCTGGCCTATCGGAATAGTGCACCCGTTTACAGATTGTTGGCCTCTTTTCGGGAACAAATCACCGATTCTCCAGGCAGACGGGGCAATGAATATGATTTTTTGGCAAGCCATATTAACAATCTGATTGCTAATAATGACTCACTTAAAAACGCCATGAATGAGCAGATTCCGTTGTTGAGAGACGGTTTTATCAAACGTTTGTTAACCGGAGAAGTCTATACCTCACTTGAGTTGGAGGTTATCTCATCCCAGGCGCACATTTCTCTTCATAGCAGCAAGGGCTTGGCAGGCTTAGTGAAGGTAAACGGATATGCCAATCCGGACAGTGAAGAAACTATCCATGAACTGGGTGTTGCAAGGCTGCTTATCAAACAAGTACTTACAGAATGGAATGCGCAGCTGCTGATCACGGATTGGGGAACAGACCAGATCGCTTTTGCCTGTCCATTGGATGAGAACTCACTGAATGAAGCTATAGGGATATGTGAAAAAGAGCTGAACACCTTGATGGAAGTGATCTACCGGGAGCATCGGATATCCACAACAATTGGCACAGGTGCAGCTTACGAGGTCTGGAATGATGCGGGTCGCTCTTTTGACGAAGCCAAACAAGCTCTGGATTATGCCATTCATATGGGAACAGATCATCTGGTGAGATTTGAAGATACGATGAAGGAAAATGAAATGTACTATTATCCGATTGAGTCTGAACAGCGCCTGCTGAACACGATCAAAGTCGGTGAGCCTGAAGAGGCGATACGCATTCTGGAGCAATTGTTTCTTCGTAATTTAGAGGAGCGGGAACTGTCCTACGAGATGACGCAGCAGTTCATCATGGAGCTGAAGGGGACTTTTCTGAAGCTGGACGAACCAAAATTCAAGCTGGATGCCTCCCTGCTGGAGGAATATAAATCTCGGGTGACATCCATTCAGATGACAGAAACGATTACCTCGCTGCGGGCAAAATTCAAACAGTTAACAGAAGACATCTGCGGTGACTTCCAGAGAAGAAGAGCAGGAGCACATGCGGATACTGTAAGCGAAATGATTTGTTTTATCCAACATAATTATGGGGATGCAAACTTGACGATCTATCGGATTGCCGAGCACATGAGCAAGTCCGAGAAGTTTATATCCCAACTGTTCAAAGAACATACAGGAGAGAATCTTTCCGATTATGTAGAACGGGTACGCATTGATGCTGCCTCGAACTTGTTGCACTCTACTGGTCAGACTATTGACGAGATAGCGGAAGCCACCGGGTATAATAGTGCACATTCATTCCGCCGAGCTTTCAAGCGGGTACGCGGCATTTCTCCGAGTGTATTTCGGAAAATGGACGTTCATAGCGGTTAA
- a CDS encoding YIP1 family protein, translated as MQASSKQLYQYPLHLIFHPFDGYWELKYERNQRNSLLIAFMILVLLVITKILHAQYSGFLINLSNPKYLNSLLEMLYVIIPVLFWCVANWSLTTLMDGEGKFSEIFMSTCFALVPLLLIHFPWIWLSLVISAQETAFYYFSNALAVAWTVYLLFVGNMTVHQYTPAKTVLTMLLTLVAMAFMAFLCLLFFSLVQQIVSFVVTIYQELVLRG; from the coding sequence ATGCAGGCATCAAGTAAGCAACTATACCAGTACCCGCTGCATCTGATTTTTCATCCGTTTGACGGATACTGGGAATTGAAATATGAACGGAACCAGAGAAACTCACTGCTGATTGCTTTCATGATCCTGGTGCTTTTGGTCATCACCAAAATTTTGCATGCCCAGTACAGCGGTTTTCTCATTAATCTCAGTAATCCAAAGTACCTGAACAGTCTGCTCGAAATGTTATATGTCATTATACCGGTACTGTTTTGGTGTGTGGCTAACTGGTCGTTAACCACATTGATGGACGGGGAAGGCAAGTTCTCCGAAATTTTCATGTCAACGTGTTTTGCATTGGTACCGTTGTTACTCATTCATTTCCCATGGATCTGGCTGAGTCTTGTGATCTCTGCGCAGGAAACTGCCTTTTATTATTTCTCCAATGCACTCGCCGTTGCATGGACGGTATATCTGTTATTTGTGGGGAATATGACGGTTCATCAGTACACACCAGCCAAAACGGTGCTCACCATGCTGCTGACACTTGTAGCGATGGCGTTTATGGCATTTCTGTGCCTGTTATTCTTTAGTCTTGTACAGCAGATTGTATCGTTTGTCGTAACCATCTATCAGGAATTAGTGCTTCGGGGCTAA
- a CDS encoding RICIN domain-containing protein, with the protein MKKFMISCKLVLILALLITIAPWGGSRAEAWVGMPMGKLHVNGKNLVNSNNQPVLLNGWHQPSGAYWTYQDSNYYLNLHGNNRHAATLAYLKDITDTFADTSAKYGSNHGWNMNQVRLFIDRQDMGDVAAGTYNFAGVQTVTQNVIIPYIQYAKTKGVYVVLGLDFTLKDDQATTPANLQKFNEIWGYLASRPEIKSADNVHFELINEPVKSYANGHWGGYNGENDFVDHWNDLRNFQNSMISTIRSKGADNVIWAAGLGYNQFYSLTASHPLTDPLNNYGYAVHWYPGYGAYDNFSILQDQWNTNVKAAADKYPINITEVTWFKNKPGDSAYWNLFNGSNEGFGTNTKTIFNAAGNVSIAAHMNGFILSEGPRSSFADPTAGLKWDGDASRSAMGRFLFNWYHERAQTYPGSGQGGGPTTGLVSGATYKIVARHSNKVVDVPGGQNENNLQLQQWSDLGGNPQKWVLTSIGNGNYTLTSVNSPDKVIDIRNGTLTNGEAVQLMSNLNTTAQHFKVNDLGNGYWSIINVNSNKAIEVANASTSDGAKLQQNTYTGATNQQWKFVAVSN; encoded by the coding sequence GTGAAGAAGTTCATGATATCTTGTAAACTTGTACTCATTCTCGCTTTATTGATCACAATTGCTCCATGGGGAGGCAGCCGCGCCGAAGCATGGGTAGGCATGCCGATGGGCAAGCTGCACGTAAACGGCAAAAACCTGGTGAACAGCAACAACCAGCCTGTGCTACTGAACGGTTGGCATCAACCTTCAGGTGCCTACTGGACATATCAGGACAGCAATTATTATCTCAATCTGCACGGTAATAACCGTCATGCAGCTACACTGGCTTATCTGAAAGACATTACCGATACTTTTGCGGACACCAGCGCGAAGTACGGAAGCAATCATGGCTGGAATATGAATCAGGTACGTCTGTTCATCGATCGTCAGGACATGGGAGATGTGGCTGCTGGTACATATAACTTTGCCGGTGTGCAGACCGTTACGCAAAATGTAATTATTCCGTACATTCAATATGCTAAAACAAAAGGTGTCTATGTTGTCCTGGGACTGGACTTCACATTGAAGGATGATCAGGCAACAACCCCTGCCAACCTGCAAAAATTCAACGAAATCTGGGGTTATCTCGCTTCACGTCCGGAGATCAAAAGTGCAGACAACGTTCACTTCGAACTGATCAACGAACCGGTGAAATCCTATGCCAATGGACATTGGGGTGGATACAACGGGGAAAATGACTTTGTGGATCACTGGAATGACTTGCGTAATTTCCAAAATTCCATGATTTCAACAATTCGCAGCAAAGGTGCGGACAATGTCATCTGGGCGGCAGGTCTGGGATACAACCAATTTTACAGCTTGACGGCAAGCCATCCATTGACTGATCCGCTCAATAACTATGGATATGCGGTTCACTGGTACCCTGGTTATGGCGCATATGACAACTTCTCTATCCTGCAAGACCAGTGGAATACCAACGTGAAGGCAGCCGCTGACAAATATCCGATTAATATTACCGAGGTAACCTGGTTCAAAAACAAACCTGGCGATTCGGCCTATTGGAACTTGTTTAATGGCAGCAATGAAGGGTTTGGCACCAATACCAAAACGATTTTCAACGCAGCAGGCAATGTCAGCATTGCAGCTCATATGAACGGATTCATTCTAAGTGAAGGACCACGAAGCTCCTTTGCCGACCCAACGGCTGGACTGAAATGGGATGGGGATGCTTCACGGAGTGCCATGGGACGATTCCTGTTCAACTGGTACCATGAACGTGCCCAGACTTATCCGGGCAGTGGACAAGGTGGCGGACCGACAACGGGTCTTGTATCCGGTGCAACTTATAAAATCGTAGCCCGGCATTCCAACAAAGTTGTTGATGTTCCTGGTGGTCAAAATGAAAATAATCTTCAGCTCCAACAGTGGAGCGATCTGGGCGGTAACCCTCAGAAGTGGGTTCTGACTTCGATCGGTAACGGCAACTATACACTGACAAGTGTGAACTCGCCGGACAAAGTCATCGACATTCGCAACGGTACCCTCACCAATGGGGAAGCGGTTCAACTCATGAGCAATCTGAACACAACCGCTCAGCATTTTAAGGTCAACGATCTTGGTAACGGGTACTGGAGTATCATCAACGTGAACAGCAATAAAGCGATTGAAGTGGCAAACGCTTCCACTTCGGATGGAGCCAAGCTGCAGCAGAACACCTACACAGGTGCTACAAACCAACAATGGAAATTTGTTGCCGTTAGCAATTAA
- a CDS encoding NHL repeat-containing protein codes for MRRSTWKKRKSIIMGMICLLLFVQEAPYVNADGKTDAYHYSFWGDAVPSPAAYEATTIITGKKLNTTPMKEPSDMHVTANQHVFVLDSGNGRIIEMDRNFKLVRTIDSFEQEGKEDHFKNPQGLYVTEKGHLLVADSDNHRVVHLDEQGKLVKIVSEPKSDLLKADFQFKPMRIVMDKGERIYVMAEGVFDGFMEFSADGTFSSFIGANRVQVDPVEYLWKRFATREQRSQMVMFTPTEFTNLDMDEEGFIYATSGDRGKDPVKKLNAQGTDILRREGYQTPQGDLLYTQEAGPSRLIDVDVGDSDMYSVLDSSKGRIFTYNGDGYLLHIYGGIGNRLGQFNTPVALERAGDRMLVLDKALGEITVFQTTEYGRTLHEAVRSYYNGDEDQSSVLFAQAAEMNANLEYAYAGIGKALLRQKEYAESAKYFKRSMEPKGYSKAFLLYRKELMREHFSWMMSGIFLAVAAIVTVIIVRRQKRRTTNAGIK; via the coding sequence GTGCGGAGAAGCACATGGAAAAAACGTAAATCGATCATCATGGGCATGATCTGCCTCCTGTTGTTCGTTCAAGAGGCGCCCTACGTGAATGCAGATGGTAAAACGGATGCGTATCATTATTCCTTCTGGGGTGACGCAGTTCCTTCACCGGCGGCATATGAGGCAACAACCATTATCACCGGCAAGAAGCTGAACACAACTCCTATGAAAGAGCCAAGTGACATGCATGTTACCGCCAATCAGCACGTCTTTGTGCTCGATTCGGGCAATGGCCGCATCATTGAGATGGATCGCAACTTCAAGCTGGTACGGACGATTGATTCATTTGAGCAGGAAGGCAAGGAAGATCATTTTAAAAATCCACAGGGATTGTACGTCACGGAAAAAGGTCATCTGCTGGTCGCTGATTCGGATAATCACCGGGTGGTGCATCTGGATGAACAGGGGAAGCTGGTCAAGATTGTGTCTGAACCAAAATCGGATCTGCTAAAAGCAGACTTCCAGTTTAAACCGATGCGGATTGTTATGGACAAAGGGGAGCGTATCTACGTCATGGCCGAAGGCGTATTTGATGGATTCATGGAGTTCAGCGCCGATGGTACGTTCTCTTCCTTCATTGGAGCGAACAGAGTTCAGGTGGACCCGGTGGAATATCTTTGGAAACGGTTTGCAACACGGGAGCAGCGCAGTCAGATGGTGATGTTCACTCCAACGGAATTTACCAATCTGGACATGGATGAAGAGGGATTTATCTACGCCACTAGCGGGGATCGCGGCAAAGATCCGGTCAAGAAGCTGAATGCCCAGGGGACAGACATTTTGCGCAGAGAAGGCTATCAGACTCCGCAGGGGGATTTGCTGTATACCCAGGAAGCAGGGCCATCCCGCCTGATTGATGTGGATGTGGGTGACAGTGACATGTATTCCGTACTTGATTCCAGCAAGGGTCGAATCTTCACCTACAATGGAGACGGATATCTGCTCCATATTTATGGCGGTATCGGGAACCGGCTGGGCCAGTTTAATACACCTGTTGCCCTGGAACGTGCGGGAGACCGGATGTTAGTTCTGGATAAAGCGCTGGGTGAAATCACCGTCTTTCAAACAACTGAATACGGACGTACACTCCACGAAGCGGTGCGTAGCTACTATAACGGTGATGAAGATCAATCTTCGGTGCTGTTTGCCCAAGCTGCCGAGATGAACGCTAACTTGGAATATGCGTACGCGGGAATTGGCAAAGCATTGCTTCGTCAGAAGGAATACGCCGAGTCTGCAAAATATTTCAAGCGCAGCATGGAGCCTAAAGGGTATTCCAAAGCTTTTCTTTTGTACCGCAAAGAGCTGATGCGTGAACATTTTTCATGGATGATGTCCGGTATATTCCTGGCTGTCGCTGCGATTGTCACCGTCATCATCGTTCGCAGGCAGAAAAGGAGGACTACGAATGCAGGCATCAAGTAA
- a CDS encoding carbohydrate ABC transporter permease: MWGVIYVLPWLIGFVLFFFIPLLASLRYSMSTIQANAEGIAIQFNGVANYIQALTVNTSFNRALIEAITDVLINVPLIVIFSLFLAVILNQKFRGRAVARSIFFLPVILASGVIMTLESTSLIDAVNQSSTGGSSLGTFELENLMVNAGVSDWIVTYLSSAVDRIYQIVSQSGVQILIFLAGIQTISPQLYEASKMEGATGYEAFWKITFPMVSPLIFVNAIYTIIDSFANNAMTELIRDTGFVKFDFGLSSAMAWVYFLAIAIILVIVNIIFSKRVFYQD, translated from the coding sequence ATGTGGGGCGTAATCTACGTGCTTCCTTGGCTCATTGGTTTTGTGTTGTTTTTCTTCATTCCGCTGTTAGCCTCTCTGCGATACAGCATGAGTACAATTCAAGCTAATGCTGAAGGCATAGCGATTCAGTTCAACGGTGTTGCCAATTACATTCAGGCGCTGACCGTCAATACAAGCTTTAACCGTGCGTTAATTGAGGCGATCACAGACGTACTCATCAACGTACCGCTTATCGTTATATTCAGTCTGTTCCTTGCCGTCATCCTGAATCAGAAGTTCAGGGGCCGGGCTGTAGCGCGGTCGATCTTTTTCCTGCCCGTTATTCTGGCATCGGGAGTGATTATGACACTGGAGAGCACCAGCCTGATTGACGCGGTTAATCAGAGCAGCACAGGTGGAAGCTCACTTGGGACATTTGAACTCGAAAATCTGATGGTTAACGCCGGAGTGAGCGATTGGATCGTCACATATCTGAGCAGCGCCGTAGATCGGATCTATCAGATCGTCAGTCAATCCGGTGTACAAATTTTGATCTTTTTGGCAGGGATCCAGACGATTTCCCCTCAACTGTATGAGGCTTCGAAGATGGAAGGGGCGACGGGTTATGAAGCCTTTTGGAAAATTACGTTCCCGATGGTCAGCCCGCTTATTTTTGTCAATGCGATCTATACCATCATTGATTCATTTGCCAATAACGCCATGACGGAACTGATCCGGGATACCGGCTTCGTCAAATTTGACTTTGGATTAAGTTCTGCCATGGCATGGGTCTACTTTCTGGCCATTGCCATCATTCTGGTTATCGTAAACATCATTTTCTCGAAGCGAGTCTTCTATCAAGATTAG
- a CDS encoding DUF5696 domain-containing protein: protein MNYTVAKKITGMLLAGSLLLGGCQFSPTPLAHETVTAADPTDFPSLPPGEKLKSSFSDVRLPGMVGIAQNAALQLFINEETAEIAVIHTQSAQIWRSNPANREQDGVAAGINKDLLSSQTKLSFFNSLGQSSTVNSFTDSVAHKQISYEVLPSGVRVHYQFGSTERSIEDLPMKISKERFEQKLLAQLDKAGQRALKVGYAEDKDEGAYVRIDKAMQGLQLSRALKAFDTAGYTSEDLAQDHAEFGIEEERSGPRLFMLTMEYELDGEDLLVRVPSSGIHFPEEYPINSISVMDYFGAGGSEDEGSILVPDGSGALIHFNNGKLQYPAYQQDIYGPDMTMKLREASSNEARARLPVFGLIRKEGAFLGIIEQGDAVAVVNADISGKLNSYNNVYPSFYVVNKSDVTLQASDMVRTLPKFQKKPTVSDFVVRYAFVGADKASYSGLASLYRDYLMQNGGLPELNASKEQSNVPFYLQLFGGMTTRQHMLGIPYDSTEALTTFDEAKNILSSLTEKKVSNIQVRYAGWLNGGLHHRLPDSIQVDGAIGGKKGLREFSAYTQEAGIGFYPDIALLNVQSKKGFKPSKEASRTLTQEPAVLYPMNQAIQRRDRDRSPSYVLSPNKLEDVTADMLDELRSLQKDGLSLSLNDLAAQLNSDMNPKKLVDRTQALGSVKKALEQIGQQAGSLVAEGGNAYALPYVTGLTDAPMTSSRFKLEDEEIPFYQLVVHGSIGYTGTPYNLSTYTNARQYVLKLIEYGASPYFAWFNAPNHVVKETDYDDLYAANYEQWIDLAAEIYNEVNQVNQPFAGRSMISHESLEEGVFRTTYEGGGFVIVNYNDFTVEVDNDTVEAQSYVTGGEQL, encoded by the coding sequence ATGAATTATACCGTAGCCAAAAAAATAACAGGAATGCTGCTCGCGGGAAGTCTGCTTCTTGGCGGTTGTCAATTCTCGCCAACACCGCTCGCTCACGAGACAGTGACTGCCGCAGATCCGACGGACTTTCCCTCCCTGCCTCCCGGAGAGAAACTGAAATCATCTTTCAGCGATGTCCGCCTTCCCGGCATGGTAGGCATTGCGCAGAATGCTGCGCTGCAGTTGTTCATTAACGAAGAGACTGCCGAGATTGCAGTGATTCACACGCAGAGCGCCCAGATCTGGCGCAGCAATCCTGCAAATCGTGAGCAGGATGGGGTTGCAGCCGGGATAAACAAAGACCTTTTGTCATCACAAACGAAGCTCAGCTTCTTCAACAGCCTCGGACAGAGCAGCACCGTGAATTCTTTCACGGATAGTGTTGCACACAAGCAGATAAGCTACGAGGTGCTGCCAAGCGGCGTGCGGGTCCACTACCAGTTTGGAAGCACTGAGCGATCCATAGAAGACTTGCCGATGAAGATCAGCAAGGAGCGATTTGAACAAAAGCTGCTTGCACAGCTAGACAAGGCCGGGCAACGGGCCTTGAAGGTCGGTTATGCGGAAGACAAGGATGAAGGCGCTTACGTCCGGATTGATAAGGCGATGCAAGGATTGCAATTGTCCCGAGCCTTGAAAGCTTTTGACACAGCCGGTTACACATCGGAGGATCTGGCTCAGGATCACGCCGAGTTTGGCATTGAAGAGGAACGAAGTGGACCACGGCTGTTTATGCTTACGATGGAATATGAGCTGGATGGAGAGGATCTGCTCGTGCGTGTTCCGTCCTCAGGCATTCATTTTCCGGAGGAATATCCGATCAACAGCATATCTGTAATGGATTATTTCGGGGCCGGGGGTTCAGAAGATGAGGGCTCCATACTGGTGCCGGACGGTTCGGGAGCGCTGATCCATTTTAACAATGGCAAACTGCAGTATCCTGCCTATCAACAAGACATATACGGACCGGATATGACCATGAAACTGCGGGAAGCAAGTTCAAATGAAGCCAGAGCCAGGTTGCCGGTATTTGGACTGATTCGGAAAGAGGGGGCTTTCCTGGGCATTATTGAACAAGGGGATGCCGTCGCAGTTGTGAATGCCGATATCAGCGGTAAGCTGAACAGCTACAACAACGTATATCCCAGCTTCTATGTAGTGAACAAGAGCGATGTGACGCTTCAGGCAAGTGATATGGTCCGTACACTTCCGAAATTCCAGAAGAAACCGACGGTGTCCGACTTTGTCGTTCGATATGCTTTTGTGGGGGCGGATAAGGCCTCGTACTCAGGGCTTGCATCTCTCTATCGGGATTATCTGATGCAAAACGGCGGACTTCCCGAGTTGAACGCCAGCAAGGAGCAGAGTAACGTTCCCTTTTATCTGCAACTGTTCGGCGGCATGACAACAAGGCAGCATATGCTGGGCATACCGTATGATTCAACGGAGGCTTTGACCACGTTTGATGAAGCCAAAAACATTCTCTCCTCCTTGACGGAGAAGAAGGTATCCAATATTCAGGTGCGCTATGCGGGATGGCTTAACGGCGGACTTCATCATCGACTGCCGGATTCCATCCAAGTAGACGGCGCCATAGGCGGGAAAAAGGGATTGCGGGAATTCAGCGCATACACACAAGAAGCGGGCATCGGTTTCTATCCCGATATCGCTCTGCTGAATGTGCAATCCAAAAAAGGGTTTAAACCGTCCAAAGAAGCTTCGCGCACATTAACTCAGGAACCGGCGGTCTTGTATCCGATGAACCAGGCCATCCAGAGGCGGGACCGGGATCGTTCACCATCCTATGTGCTTTCGCCCAACAAGCTGGAGGACGTGACGGCAGACATGTTAGATGAGCTGAGGTCCCTTCAAAAGGATGGACTGTCGCTAAGCCTGAATGATCTGGCAGCTCAGTTAAACAGCGATATGAATCCGAAAAAGCTGGTGGACCGAACACAAGCGCTTGGCTCCGTAAAGAAGGCACTTGAACAGATCGGGCAGCAGGCTGGCTCGCTTGTTGCTGAAGGTGGGAACGCTTATGCCCTGCCGTATGTAACTGGTCTGACAGATGCGCCGATGACCAGCAGTCGTTTCAAGCTGGAGGATGAAGAGATTCCGTTCTATCAGCTCGTTGTACACGGCAGCATCGGTTATACGGGGACGCCATACAATCTCTCCACATACACCAATGCAAGGCAATATGTGCTGAAGCTGATTGAATATGGAGCCAGTCCTTACTTTGCATGGTTCAATGCGCCAAACCATGTTGTGAAAGAAACGGATTATGATGATCTCTACGCGGCGAATTATGAACAATGGATCGATCTGGCTGCCGAGATCTACAACGAGGTGAACCAGGTGAACCAACCGTTTGCCGGACGTTCCATGATATCTCATGAATCCCTGGAGGAGGGCGTCTTCCGGACAACATATGAAGGTGGCGGGTTCGTAATCGTCAATTATAACGACTTCACTGTAGAAGTTGACAACGATACAGTGGAAGCCCAAAGCTATGTGACTGGTGGTGAGCAGCTCTGA